The following are encoded together in the Bradymonas sediminis genome:
- a CDS encoding type I restriction endonuclease subunit R, with protein MSEESAVEIPGLRFLETLGYTELSAAEVNAQRESLERVLLKDTLVDALMRINHVPRETALSVYNELAGLSDNEAWFKRLRGQASKKVSGESTSTTIKLLDFDALENNTWGVTRQFYVKGGGKVIEADLVVFVNGIPLVVIEAKDLTGGLEKGIAQIRRYETHVDALFAPNAFNIVTTGALMRYAATHSPLQYWFDWPESTFPGNAFAKTQAMERGFTELLTPARLLDLIAHFIVFERDASGQKVVKKICRYQQLRAVNKMVERVIDGEHRKGLIWHTQGSGKSLTMVFAALKLKFHRGIEHARLKNPNILVVTDRKDLDAQITGTFRACGLPNPKHARSTGELRALIEQESPGRVITSTIFKFDGEDPRFESGSMRERQAAMAELAAPQSANWILLVDECHRTQEELLGAYLRATFPDAFFFGFTGTPVKKNDKDTYANFGAPGEGYLDKYGIDEAVRDGATVKVLYTARLTDWHLEDAEIDAAFERYFAAEDDETRRKLKERGVTRSDLARLPSRIAQIAADIWQHFRAHIHPDGYKAQIVTVDRRAVAEHKKALDAVIARWYVEQKGLSESDARQRATTHSAAIYSANANDAGEVLEDESVRGVLRFQLSEAEQKDAIQRFRDPESELYFLIVCDKLLTGFDAPVEQAMYLDKSLRDHNLLQAITRTNRRFRDKPYGLIVDYFGVSQNLQEALSAYRADDVQNAMRPESALLDDLRDAHRKVMAFVDPSVRHDAREAVLALGGVDRYYDFCAEAKPFIALYSALMPDPAVIPFAPDLKLVTAMIPVGKLQWEQEEPDLSMAHYSAKIRQMLTEHLEVTGIRELCRMRPLSDPDFYKDFDESDEADARDLETAAVRKTAELKKIIGEKMGENAERYATFSERLKELIASFQLGLFDAADKLDALEEVARDLQAEDAAHQGSRLGPRAYGIWSILKANVPNKEDEGDAPDDAPSDPYKQAFAEGSDRAESLSALEALAEDIAALYQSDDHAPVRWQDKDSVRQNLRQQVRHMLVRRKVAPWQGLPEKIETFALKHYPKS; from the coding sequence ATGAGCGAAGAAAGCGCCGTCGAAATCCCGGGCCTGCGATTCCTCGAAACGCTGGGCTACACCGAGCTGAGCGCCGCCGAAGTGAACGCGCAACGGGAGAGCCTTGAGCGGGTCTTGTTGAAAGACACGCTCGTCGACGCGCTGATGCGCATCAACCACGTCCCGCGGGAGACGGCGCTAAGCGTTTATAATGAGCTCGCGGGGTTGAGCGATAACGAGGCGTGGTTTAAGCGCCTGCGGGGGCAGGCGTCCAAAAAGGTGTCTGGCGAGTCGACCTCGACGACGATCAAGCTCCTGGATTTCGACGCGTTGGAGAACAACACCTGGGGGGTCACCCGGCAGTTTTATGTGAAGGGGGGCGGCAAGGTGATTGAGGCCGACCTCGTGGTCTTCGTCAACGGCATCCCGCTGGTGGTGATCGAGGCCAAAGACCTCACCGGCGGCCTGGAGAAAGGCATCGCGCAGATCCGCCGCTACGAGACCCACGTCGACGCCCTCTTTGCGCCCAACGCCTTCAATATCGTGACCACCGGCGCGCTCATGCGCTACGCCGCCACCCACTCGCCGCTCCAATACTGGTTCGACTGGCCGGAATCCACCTTTCCCGGCAACGCATTCGCCAAAACCCAGGCCATGGAACGCGGCTTCACCGAGCTTCTGACGCCCGCGCGCCTGCTCGATCTCATCGCCCATTTCATCGTCTTTGAGCGCGACGCCTCGGGCCAGAAGGTCGTCAAAAAGATCTGCCGCTACCAGCAGCTCCGCGCCGTCAACAAGATGGTCGAGCGCGTCATCGACGGCGAACACCGCAAGGGGCTGATCTGGCATACCCAGGGCTCGGGCAAGTCGCTCACGATGGTATTCGCCGCCCTCAAGCTCAAGTTCCACCGGGGCATTGAGCATGCGCGCCTCAAAAACCCCAATATCCTGGTGGTGACCGACCGCAAAGACCTCGACGCCCAGATCACCGGCACCTTTCGGGCCTGCGGGCTGCCCAACCCCAAACACGCGCGCTCCACTGGCGAGCTACGGGCGCTGATTGAGCAAGAGAGTCCGGGGCGCGTGATCACCTCCACGATCTTTAAGTTCGATGGCGAGGACCCCCGCTTCGAATCCGGCAGCATGCGCGAGCGCCAGGCCGCCATGGCCGAGCTCGCCGCACCCCAGAGCGCAAACTGGATCTTGCTGGTCGACGAATGCCACCGCACCCAGGAAGAGCTCTTGGGCGCTTACCTTCGCGCGACCTTCCCCGACGCCTTTTTCTTCGGCTTCACCGGCACGCCCGTCAAAAAGAACGACAAAGACACCTACGCCAACTTTGGCGCCCCCGGCGAAGGCTATTTAGATAAGTATGGCATCGACGAGGCCGTGCGCGACGGGGCCACGGTCAAGGTGCTCTACACCGCGCGCCTCACCGACTGGCATCTGGAAGACGCCGAAATCGACGCGGCTTTTGAGCGCTACTTCGCCGCCGAAGACGACGAGACGCGCCGCAAACTCAAAGAACGCGGCGTCACCCGCAGCGATCTGGCGCGCCTCCCCTCCCGCATTGCGCAGATCGCCGCCGATATCTGGCAGCACTTCCGCGCCCACATCCACCCCGACGGCTACAAAGCCCAGATCGTCACCGTCGACCGCCGCGCTGTCGCCGAGCATAAAAAGGCCCTCGATGCGGTCATCGCCCGCTGGTACGTCGAGCAAAAAGGCCTCTCCGAATCCGACGCTCGCCAGCGCGCCACGACCCACAGCGCCGCCATCTACTCGGCCAACGCCAATGATGCCGGCGAGGTGCTGGAGGATGAGAGCGTGCGCGGGGTGCTGCGCTTTCAGTTGAGCGAGGCCGAGCAAAAAGACGCCATCCAGCGCTTTCGCGACCCCGAGAGCGAGCTCTACTTCCTCATCGTCTGCGACAAACTTTTGACCGGCTTCGACGCCCCGGTGGAGCAGGCGATGTACCTCGATAAATCGCTGCGGGACCATAACCTGCTTCAGGCCATCACCCGCACCAACCGCCGCTTTCGCGACAAACCCTACGGGCTGATCGTCGACTATTTTGGCGTCTCCCAGAACCTGCAAGAGGCCCTCTCGGCCTACCGCGCCGACGACGTCCAAAACGCGATGCGCCCCGAGTCGGCGCTGCTCGACGACCTGCGCGACGCCCACCGCAAGGTCATGGCGTTCGTCGACCCCTCGGTGCGCCACGACGCCCGCGAGGCGGTGCTCGCCCTGGGCGGCGTCGACCGCTATTACGATTTCTGCGCCGAGGCCAAGCCCTTTATCGCCCTCTATAGCGCGCTGATGCCCGACCCGGCGGTCATCCCCTTTGCCCCCGACCTCAAGCTGGTCACGGCCATGATCCCGGTGGGTAAATTGCAGTGGGAGCAAGAGGAGCCCGACCTGAGCATGGCCCATTATAGCGCCAAGATCCGCCAGATGCTCACCGAGCACCTCGAGGTCACCGGGATCCGCGAGCTGTGTCGCATGCGCCCGTTGAGCGACCCTGATTTTTATAAGGATTTCGACGAGAGCGACGAAGCCGACGCCCGGGATCTGGAGACCGCCGCGGTGCGAAAGACCGCCGAGCTCAAAAAGATCATCGGCGAAAAAATGGGCGAGAACGCCGAGCGCTACGCGACGTTTAGCGAACGGCTTAAGGAGCTTATCGCCTCGTTCCAGCTCGGCCTCTTCGACGCCGCCGACAAGCTCGACGCCTTAGAGGAGGTCGCCCGCGACCTGCAGGCCGAGGACGCCGCCCACCAGGGCTCGCGGCTGGGCCCGCGCGCCTACGGGATCTGGTCGATCCTCAAGGCCAACGTGCCCAACAAGGAGGACGAAGGCGACGCCCCCGACGACGCCCCGTCCGACCCATATAAGCAGGCGTTCGCCGAGGGCAGCGACCGCGCCGAGAGTTTGAGCGCGCTCGAGGCGCTGGCCGAGGATATCGCCGCCCTCTACCAATCCGACGACCACGCCCCGGTCCGCTGGCAAGACAAGGACTCCGTGCGCCAGAACCTGCGCCAGCAGGTGCGCCATATGCTGGTGCGCCGCAAGGTCGCGCCCTGGCAGGGGCTGCCCGAAAAGATCGAGACCTTCGCCCTCAAGCATTACCCCAAATCATGA
- a CDS encoding M48 family metallopeptidase codes for MSPPPQMPETGALKVGDTVIPYRVRRSPRATQKRVELTPAEVLVIAPQNTPPDGPGSVEAFLLKKRRAIYQAFRELQRGEARRDALPQSWERGAKLMYRGRNLMLEITEADVDKVTIRCPSRFHVEVPRGLSPARRRAALRHAFNAWLRARALKDARHFCARYAARLAPELADTPVALADYQDMWGTCGKDGVLRIHWRLIQAPRVALEYVCAHEVAHLRHRHHDPAFWQVLGELMPDWEAAKEVLERWETDKFRGVREF; via the coding sequence ATGAGCCCACCCCCTCAAATGCCAGAAACCGGCGCGTTAAAGGTCGGCGACACGGTGATCCCGTATAGGGTGCGCCGAAGCCCGCGCGCCACCCAAAAGCGCGTGGAGCTCACCCCCGCCGAGGTCCTCGTCATCGCCCCCCAAAACACGCCGCCCGACGGCCCGGGCAGCGTCGAGGCGTTTCTGCTCAAAAAACGCCGCGCCATCTACCAGGCGTTTCGGGAGCTGCAGCGCGGCGAGGCGCGCCGCGACGCCCTCCCGCAAAGCTGGGAGCGCGGCGCCAAGCTGATGTACCGCGGCCGAAACCTGATGCTCGAGATCACCGAGGCCGACGTCGACAAGGTCACGATCCGCTGCCCCAGCCGCTTCCACGTCGAGGTGCCCCGCGGCTTAAGCCCCGCGCGCCGGCGCGCCGCGCTGCGCCACGCGTTTAACGCCTGGCTGCGCGCCCGGGCGCTCAAAGACGCCCGCCATTTCTGCGCCCGCTACGCCGCGCGCCTCGCCCCCGAACTCGCCGACACCCCGGTCGCGCTCGCCGACTACCAGGATATGTGGGGCACCTGCGGCAAAGACGGCGTCCTGCGCATCCACTGGCGCCTCATCCAGGCCCCCCGAGTCGCGCTGGAATACGTCTGCGCCCACGAGGTCGCCCACCTGCGCCACCGCCACCACGACCCGGCGTTCTGGCAGGTTTTGGGTGAGCTGATGCCGGATTGGGAGGCGGCGAAGGAGGTGTTGGAGCGATGGGAGACGGATAAATTTCGGGGAGTGAGGGAGTTTTAG
- a CDS encoding restriction endonuclease subunit S, producing the protein MVNKVPEGWKNLPLVNLAYYHNGRAFKPADLETKGLPVVRIGQLTGTSPDYDFYSGDDVNEKNLLQNGDLIFSWSATLMVTFWNGGPAILNQHLFKVVPKPSVDHHFLKFVLENSIDALADASHGSTMRHIRRSELKFHHVNVPPLPEQKKIAAILSSVDEAIEATEAVIEQTRTVKRGLLQELLTRGIGHTEFKKTAIGEIPRSWKVYKLGEVAPFQTGYPFKSNEFSQQGDRLLRGSNVGVGTINWSEGNTCFFPTTRRDEFRQYLLKDGDVVIGMDRPFINDGFKTAQIQKNDLPALLLQRVGRFLPISNEILLDFVGLLAESKFVQGYLQKTQKGMDLPHISKSEIENCLVPIPPKNEQIKIADQISSIKNSIRQNNNSLTQYYQLKKGLLQDLLTGKVRVNTLDLPALLNAEAPAEAQAE; encoded by the coding sequence ATGGTGAATAAGGTACCGGAAGGTTGGAAAAACTTACCCCTCGTCAACTTAGCTTATTATCATAATGGCAGAGCTTTTAAACCCGCTGACTTAGAGACGAAAGGCCTGCCAGTTGTGAGAATTGGACAACTCACTGGGACTTCGCCTGATTATGACTTCTATTCTGGCGACGATGTAAACGAAAAGAACTTACTTCAAAACGGCGACTTGATATTTTCATGGTCGGCGACATTGATGGTTACGTTTTGGAATGGCGGCCCTGCAATATTAAATCAGCACCTTTTCAAAGTGGTCCCAAAGCCAAGCGTAGATCATCATTTCTTGAAATTTGTGCTTGAAAATTCAATCGACGCTCTTGCTGATGCATCACACGGTTCGACGATGCGTCATATTCGTCGTTCAGAGTTAAAGTTTCACCATGTAAATGTTCCCCCCCTCCCCGAACAAAAGAAAATCGCCGCCATCCTCTCCAGCGTCGACGAGGCCATCGAGGCCACCGAGGCGGTCATCGAGCAGACCCGCACGGTCAAGAGGGGGCTCCTCCAGGAACTGCTGACCCGGGGCATCGGCCACACCGAGTTCAAGAAGACGGCGATCGGGGAGATTCCGAGGTCGTGGAAAGTATATAAGTTAGGCGAAGTTGCTCCGTTCCAAACAGGTTATCCTTTTAAAAGCAACGAGTTTTCTCAACAAGGTGATAGGTTGCTCCGTGGGTCCAACGTGGGTGTAGGGACAATAAACTGGTCTGAGGGCAACACATGTTTTTTTCCAACTACACGGCGGGATGAATTTAGACAATATCTGCTAAAAGACGGTGATGTCGTAATCGGCATGGATCGACCATTTATAAACGATGGATTTAAAACTGCTCAGATTCAAAAAAATGACTTACCTGCATTATTATTACAACGTGTAGGCCGTTTCCTACCTATTTCAAATGAAATCCTACTCGACTTTGTTGGGCTTTTAGCCGAATCAAAGTTCGTCCAAGGGTATTTACAAAAAACACAGAAAGGAATGGACCTCCCACATATTAGCAAGTCGGAGATTGAGAATTGCCTTGTGCCAATACCACCAAAAAACGAACAAATAAAAATTGCAGATCAAATTTCCTCCATCAAAAACAGTATCAGACAAAACAACAATTCCCTTACACAATATTATCAACTTAAAAAGGGTCTCCTCCAAGACCTCCTCACCGGAAAGGTCCGCGTCAACACCCTCGACCTCCCAGCCCTCTTAAACGCCGAGGCTCCCGCCGAGGCCCAGGCCGAGTGA